A segment of the Camelus ferus isolate YT-003-E chromosome 27, BCGSAC_Cfer_1.0, whole genome shotgun sequence genome:
TATTTTCCTGCCCATACTAGCCCACAAAGCTGATGTTTTACTTTATCATCTATTGCCACAAAGCATAGAAAGGATTGTGGATAAAACCCTCCTCTTTCATATAACAAGAAAATAAGGCCAGCTGCCATCCCAGGTCTCCCTCCCAGGACCTCTGCCAGGACCATGTGGTCCTGGCGGGAACGTGGTGCTGCAGaaaggctctgggctggggctttGGGGTCCTGTTCACTGTTGCGAGTTGTTCCAGGCCAGCCCCTCTCACCCTCTTTTCTCAATATCTCACCCACAGCTGGGAGTCCTGCAAGGTGCAGCTGTCATGGTGGTCCATCAGTcagcccactccctcctccccgcccaccCTGAGACAGAGAGCCAGGGTGGATGGGGTCCTGGGGGCCACTCTCAGTGGAATCGGGGTCTGCAGCTGATTAGATCCTGGTAGGATTAGAGTTCCCTGTGTTTTGAGGTGCATCTATAAGGGCACGTCTGAGTTTAGCAAGGCCCAAAGCACGAACAATTTGGAGCAACCTCTTGAAGAAAACTATTACAAACTTACATGTGCATCATTAGGTGCAGGACGTTGGCAGGGGCTGTACCAGTGGGGAGCCCAAGTTTGAGCTTCATTTGCACCAGGGAAAACCCACCTCTGCGTGCACGGCCCCCGGGGGCAGGGTGAAGCTGACGCAGTACTTGCCCTGCCCCTGAATTTGTTCTTGACGAATAGAAACCAGCCTCTCTGTTCATCTCAGCCATCGAGTCCCTGCTGTCTTGCCACCACAGTGGGTGCTGGGAAGTGGACAGAGGGTCTGAAAGCTGGTCCCTTTCTCCAGGGGAAGGGGGTGTCTCTTGGCTGACAGGAAGGAGCTGAGGGTCCCACCAAGTCAGGAAGCACAGGGTCACCACCCTGCCTGGTGACACCAGCAGTGATTGAGTGATTTAGTGATCTCTCCTGCACCGGCTCCCCCCTGAGGTTGGCATAGTTAAAAAACACACAGACGCATTTTCTGTATGCAAAAATCCATGAAAACACCCCTTTTTAACTTTGCTATGGCGAGGTTTCCATAGTGTGGTGGTTATCACGTTTGCCTAACTTTGCTAGATCCTAATCATTGTGTTTTCGCCATTAAGAAGAGAGCAGAAAAGCTCATTTTAAAGGCAGCCTAATTTGaatgaacacttaaaaaaatctgattgttGATATATTGTCCATTGTTTTTTAtcaaatgagaatataaaatcctgggggaaggtagagctcagtggtagagtgtgtgcttagcatgcatgaggtcctgggttcaatccccagtccctccattaaaacaaacaaacgaacaaacaaacctaattacctcccttcgctcccctccccaaaccaccaaaaataaaaaaaaagaattaaaaaaccccagaaatttcaaaacaaaacaaaacataaaacccTGCCCTTGGGCACTTGGAGTCTGCCCAGGGAGCCGTGTGAGGGCCCATTACCCATCAATGGCTTTGCTGATGATTAATTGAAAGTGTTAACTGCTGTCAAGCCTCCTTTTCAATAACAGCAGTCTGGGGGATGGAAACCCCTGCTCCCATTGCTTGGGGcaccaccccctcacccccagggggAGCGGGGCCAACAGCAGGGAGGGTGAGAAAGCAGCCTGCCTGGCCCTTCTCCTGCCCAGCTCTGTGGGGCCTCAGTTGCACAGACCATCTCAGGGCTTAGGAAGACATGGCCCACCTTCCTGCTGCTCTGGACCCCCAAAAGTGAGCgtgggtgggaggaagagggctCCCCCTGCCACCTCCAGCTCTCCAGCCCACCAAAGGGATGGATCCCTGCAGGCCAAGGGCGATGAGTTTAGTTTCTCTGCCTTGGTGAGTTTCCACAGGAAGCCAGATGCAGGAGGCTTGGGTCCAGGGAGCAGGGGGCATGAAGCCCACCCCAAAAATACTACACAAACCCAAGCCAGAgacccaggaggggcaggggcctcCCCGTCCCTCTCTTGCCTTGACTTCACCCTAACACCACAGAAGGGCCAACACTGTCTCTAGAAAGCCACGCCTCTGTGAGCTTCTGTGGCCCATCTGTGCTCAGTGCCCTGGCTGTTTGCTCATAATCGATTCTGTCTCCTCTCTGTGAGGCCACCAAGGAGGATAAATCATTCCACAATAAGGAAAGGTTTCCTGGGAGAACCAGACTTGTTGAAAGGGCTGCTGAGCTCACTGAGGGATTTTGCTTGAAGCTGGGGTGGCCATGGAAGCTGAGCTCTCTGCGCTGGGGTGCTGGGCTGCCTGCGTCTCTGCCACTGCTGCCGCCTGGGCTCCTCCAACCTTTAGACGCCACGCAGAGGTTCCCTGGGACTCTCTGCCTCCTGAAATACACAAGAGAGGAACTGAAACCCCAGGAGGCCGTTCCCTGGCTTAGgcatctccctccccacctctgagtGGACAAGAAGGGGGACAAGGAGCTGGCTCCTTCCAGGTAAGCAGAGGGGAAGGGCTGCCTGGCTTGGCTTCTGGGAAAGGCCAGCTCAGGCAAGCAGGAAGCTTGTGGCTGGAGCACTGGGTGCAGCAGATTGAGGCTTTGGAGCCTTCCTGCCTGAGCCCCCAAGCCAGACAGAGCAGGCAGTCACACTGGGTGGTATCCATGGAGACTGCCCCCCACCTCAGCCATCCCTCTCTGCAAGCCAGGACCATTGCTGGGAGCTGCAAGAAGTTGGATACATGGGAATTTCTGCATACATCAGGCATGCTTGTAGCGCTGTTACAAAGTGCAGGGACATCTATGTGAAGTTACATTCTTTATACATCACATAGTATCAGATTAGGTTTAAATGTCTCAGAAGACTCCCCTGCTGACAAGGTCTGATGACTCCAGTTGAAAACAGTAGGCAAAGTCGCCACCAAAATAGTGAAAGGCCGATAACAGTGACAGAGAGATTAGTAGGAGTTCACACTTAAAAGAGTGTCGAAGATGAATCTCTGCACAAGAAAACGTGAAACTCCCAGAAACCTTACAGTTCATAGAGGGGAGAAACCTGTTGTAGGAGTTCCAAACATGAGTGTAAAAATGATACTCCGAATAATGGATGGTGAAACTGAAAATTTGCTAAACTTGCAATTAAGATTTTTGGtagtctttaagaaaaaattgggggggggggaagtaattgggtttttatttatttagttattttaatggaggtactggggattgaacccaggacctgatgcatgctaagcatgtgctctaccacagagctatccctatcccctaaaaaaaaaaacatatatatacatatatatatatattattacacTGAAGACAAAGAAACACCTGCTTTTCTCACATTCTTTGAAGACCAAGCTGAGGTGAAGAGGGAACATGCGAAGCAGTTCATAAGATATCTAAAAAAATGTAAGTGTAAAGTCTGCCTTCCGGTGATTAAGAGGCTGGATATAGAAAACTGGGGAACTGGCAAAAAAGCTATCGAGTCTGCCCTGCAGTTGGAGAACACATTTAGCAGCCTCCTGCAAGACCTGAAGGCCTTGGCTTCTCAGAAGAAACAAGCCAATCTCACACGCTTCATGAAAAAGTTCCAGGATGAACAGATCAGGAACATAAGCTATCTGGAATACCAGCTTGGCTATCAGGAGTAATTAGAGAAGATGGCAAAGAATAAAGGACAGGTTGAAAAGGCTGCTGTGGCATCTGAAGCATCAGGTAAAGAGACACCTGAAGACAACACAGCACGTCTTCCCACCTAGCAGGTCCCAAGCCCAGAATCTTGATCTTCTCCATTTAACAGAAGACTGCTTTCCTTTTCATCTAGAATCCTAATCCTCACTGTTGGCATGCAAATAAACctgttttgcattaaaaaaaatacatatatatatatatatgtatttttttgataCTAGGCTATCTAGCAAACGATGGCCTGCAGgttatccacttttttttttccttattgtgttaaaaatatatgacaaaatttaccatctcGACCATTTCTAAGTATACAGTACGGTTGTGATTACTGTGTCATATTCTTGTGCAACTGATTTCTAGAACTtttacatcttgcaaaactgaaactctatacccaccGAAcaactcctcatttcctcctcccccagccctgagaaACCacattccactttctgtttctataaatttgactactttagatccCTCATATGAGTGAACTCATGCAgtactggcttatttcacttagcagaaaaTCCTCAAAGTTCCCGCTTGTTGGAGCATATAACAGGAttcctcctttttaaaggctgaatagtattccactgtatggatataccacaatttctttatccatttatccatccatgaATATCTaggttgcttctacctcttggctattgtgaataatgctgcagtaaacatgagtgtgcaaatatctcttcaagaacCTGTTTTCAATACTTCCAGCTATTTGGATTACAGAACCAcgatagtttatttttaatgttttcaggaAACTCCACACCGTTTTCTGTAGCAGCTgcactattttctattttattatattttatataccaaCACAGAAGTTCTCATTTCCCTTCATCTCAtcaacacttttattttctgtttgtttgtttttttcctgtggtcatcctaatgggtgtgaggtggtatctcactgtggttttgatttgcatttctttgcatGATTACTGATGTTGGGTATCTTTTCGTATCCCtcttggtcatttgtatatcttatttAAGGAAATACCTACTCaagtcttttacccatttttaaatttggttattgggttttgttgttgttgagttgtaggagttccttatatattatggatattaacctTTATCAGAtaatggtttgcaaatattttctcccgttacAAAGGTTGCCTTTCTGCTTTGTTGACTGTTTCCTTAGCTATGCAGAAGTtcttaagtttgatgtagtctcatttgtctattttgcTGTCTGTGCTTTGGGTCATacccaagaaatcactgccaaatccaacATGATGAAGATTCTcccctatgttttattctagtagttttatagtttcaggtcttacatatAGGTCCCTAGttcattttgatttgatttttgtatacAATGTAAGGTAGGGACCCAACTTCATGCTTCAGCATTGGATATCCAGCAAAGAAACCTGGGAAAGTGGATATCCAATGTGTAGCCTTGATGCCATTGTCAAAGACTTTTCTACCATATATGTGaggattctctattctgttccattgatcaatgtgtctgtttttatgccagtaccatattgttttgaatactgtagttttttttttttacattttttattgtgtaatagtcattttataatgttgtgtcaaattctagtgtagagcacaatttagtgtagctttgtaatatgttgTGAAAACAGAAAGTGTGAGGCCTCTAgcattactcttttttctcaggattgtttcAGCTATCCAGGGTcctttgagattccatatgaattttagggtgtttttttctatttctgccaaAGTATCATTGGGcttctgatagggattgcactgactATAAATCACTTTGGGAAATATGgacatgttaacaatattaagtcttccaatccatggaacacaggatatctttccatttattttgtcttctttaatttcttacagcaatgttttgtagttttcagtatccAAGTTCTTTGCCTCCTTGgctaagtttattcctaagtattttcttattttacatgcTATCATATCATTTATTAGTCCCAATagtttttggtttggggttttttgttttttttggtggagtctttagtattttctatatataagatcaagtcatctgcaaacaaagataattttatatcttCCCTTTCAGTTTagatacttatttctttttcttgtgaaaCTGGTCTGGCCAGAACTTCTAGTATTTCATTGACTAGAGTGGTGAGATTGAGTATCCTTGTCTTGATCCTGAtcttgtaatagggaagaacaaatctgactctatattagatcagtttcttttatttatgagATTAAACTTTGTATGTTATTTcttgttaatcactaaagggatgttgcctataagcttaaattatacataatggcccatctctgggaaccctggcTCCCAAAGTAATGAGTGTTAAGCTAAAGtatctttgtttagctcacaggaaacatcctgaccaggcccacctgtgaatggctgcaagaaggaagaaattaacacatcccctccatACTCTGCCCAGAACCAGGACTTTACTCCTGccacttttattataaaagaagcCTTCAATTCAaacttggagaagatggttctttgggacatgagtccaccatcttctcagtctgctggctttctgaataaaatcactATTACTTGCCCCAACAACTTGTCTCTCAATGTATTGTTATCTTGTGCAGCAAACAGTACAAGTTTGACTCAGTAGCAATCTTAGAGGAAAACTTTCAGtgtttcaccattgaatatgttAGTTGTTGGCTTTCCATATATGGCCTTTAGTAGgttaaagtaattttcttttattcctggTTTTGTTCAATATTTATATCATGAAAGgctgctgaattttgtcaaatgccttttctgcatcaatCAAGATGATCAGGTGATTCCCATCCTTTGTTCTGTTAATGTGATTAACAGAACTCctttgattgattttcatatgctGGACCATATTGCATCCCAGGGACAAATCCCACTTGCTCATGgtgtatattccttttaatatgctATTGAATTCATTTTACTAGTATATTGTTGAGATTTTTGAGTCAGGAATATTGATTTGTTGTTCTCTTAtagtgtctttggctttggtatcagaataAGACTGTCTTCATAAGATGATTTTGAAAGTGTTTTGTTCTCATCAGGTTTTGGTAGAGTTTGAGAGAGATTGGTGCAAATTATTCTTTACTgttttaccagtgaagccatctgatccagGACATTTCTTTGTTGGGAGCCTTTTTGTTACTCATTAAATCTCTTTACTagttataggtctattcagattttatttcttcctgtttctgtaTTAGCAGATTATATGTGTCTGCAAATTGATCCATTTCCTCTGGGTTATCCAACTatttggtgtataattgttcatagtagtttcTTATGATCCTGTTTATTTCTGTGGCTTCAGTTGTActatctcctctttcattcctgaaattTGTTAGTTgagtcttctctatttttttttcttttttctagctaagggtttatcaattttcttgatcttttcaaaaatcaactcttagttttatttttctatttttttaattctttattttatttatttctgccctaatatttattaatttcttttcttctgctaacttgGATCtagtttgttcttcttctttttttagttccttgtgGCTTACTGTTAGGTTGTTGATGTaaaatttctcttctcctttaatTTAGACATTCACCAcgataaacttccctcttagtactgcttttgctgcatcacaaaagttttggtatgttgtgttttcattttcatttgtctcaaggcatTTCTAATTTTCTAGATCCTCCTGTGAATTATTCTATGACACACTAACTGTTCAAAAGTGTGCTTTTAAATTTCCACATGTCTgaattttccagttatctttctgcTATGGAATTCTAGTTTCATTCTGTTGTGGATGGAAAAGATACTTGGCATGATTTCAATCTTCCTAAACGTGTTAAgtcttgttttgtggcctaacttGGGATCtttcttggagaatgttccatttGCACTTGAGaggaatgtatattctgctgttgttgggtggaagTGTTCTGTGTATGTCTGCTAGGTCTAAATGATCTGAAGTACTTTTAATAGATGATTTTTCTTATTGAACTTCTGTTTGGTTGATCTattcattattgaaagtggggtattgaaaTCTCCTACTAATATGGTGTTattgtctatttctgtctttaattctGTCAATGTTTGTGTATTTGAGTGCTCTGCTGttaggtacatatatatttataattacatcTTCTTGACAAGTTGACTCTTTTACCATTATATAATGTTCCTTTTTGGTCTCTGATGACAGTTTTGACTTAAATTCTATTTAGTCTGATATAAGTATGGCCactcctgctctcttttggttactatttgcatggactatctttttccatcctttcacttttagcCTCTATATGTCCTCatatctaaagtgagtctcttgtagataATATAATTGgctcttgttttttaatccctTCAGCCACTCCTTATCTTTTGAAAGGAGAgcttaatccatttacatttaaattaatcagTGATATGGAAGGATTTACTAATGCCATTTAGTTAATggttttctgtatgtcttttaACTATTTTGTCCCTCTCTTGATACatctttgtgttttgttgattttctacaGTGGCaggctttgattcctttctcatcTTCTTTTGTGCATCTTCTATAGGTGTTTTCCTTGTGTTTATGGTGGGGATTATATAAAACATCTTATGGTTACAACAAGCTGTTTCAAACTGATAACAGCTTAACTTCaatcacacacaaaaactcttctttacatttctccctctccctttatGTTGATGTCACAGATCACATCTCTTTATATTTTGAATCAATTAACAAGTTTTATAGTTACAGTTTTTTAtgcctttatcttttaaaatctacatCTGAATTAAAAGTGATTTACACACCACCATTATAGTATGACACGATTCTGCATGCatctatatattttcctttaccaGAGGGCTTTATAATTTTGTATGCTTTTGTGTTGCTCTGTAgttattcttttgtttcattttgaaggACTCCCTTTAACAATTCTTATAAGGCAGGTCTAGTGACGATGAACTCCCTCTACTTTTGTTTACTCAggaaagtctttatttccccATTTGTGAAGGGCGGTTTTGCCTGATgcagtattcttggttggcagtgttttctttcagcactttgaatacgTCATCCCACTGCCATCTGGCTGGCTGTAATATTTCTGCTGAGAAAATCTGTTGATACATTTTTAGGAGGTCCCTTGTGTGTGATGAgtcctttttctcttgctgctttcaagattctctctttgtctttgacttttaacagtttgattataatgtgtcttcaTGTGTACATCTCTGGATTTTATCTTACTTAGCTGGAGTCTTGAGAGATGCTTGAATTTGGATGTTCAAATTCAATTTACTTCCTCAGAtgtgggaagttttcagccattgtttctttaaataagcttttttttgcccctttcccttttccttctgggacttccATAATGTGAATATTGGTCCACTTGATGGTGTCCCACATGTCCTTTAGgcttgttcacttttcttcattctttttttttctttttgttcccctGACTCAATAATTCCAAATGACCTGTCTTAGAGTATGCTGATTCTTTCTTCGGCTTGATCAAGTCTGCTGTTGATCCACTCCAGTGAagttttcagttcagttattgcACTCTTCAGTTCCAGAACTCCtgtttggttttcctttgttgatattctcattttgtttgcatgttgtttttctggttttgtttagcTGTCTACTTGTGTTCTCTTGTATTGCACTGAGCTTCTTTAAgatcattattttgaattttttgaggtaATTCATAGATCTCTGTTTCTTTAGGGTAAGTTTTTGGAGATTAATTTTGTTCCTTTGGTTAGGtcatgttttctgatttcttcacataccttgctatttttgtttttgtttttgttgttatgaTTTGTGTAGTTGAAAGAACAATCACCTCTTGTGGTCTTTGTGGACTGGCTTTGTACTGGGAAGACCTTCACCAGCCAGCCTGGCTAACGCTTCTGAGGGCCTCTCAAACGTTTTGTGGGGATGTGAACTCTCTGGGTTTGTGCAATTCCCTAATGGGTTTCCTGATCTCTTTCTCAGGAGCATGTAGTGTTTTGCTCCCTCTGGTGTCTGGTTGTAGTATTGCAAGTTCTCTGGAGCAGCATCAAACccgtgacttttttttttttttttttcctgcagagcTCGGATTTTCAGTTTATTGCATGAAGAAGATACACTAGCCCAAGTTCAAAACTGACCCCCTAATGGTTCCATTATACAAGCTGTGAAGTTTTTAAACTTATGACAGGGGACAGAATGGAAATTCTACTCACTGCAAGGAAATCCTCACTTAAGCTTCAATGAGCCAGAAGCACTTAAAACCCATGAGCCTTCCACTGGTCATCCTCAGTCAGTCCAGTCTCTGTGAGGAATTGGGACATGTTTTTTTGCTGGTCGCCCCGTGGCTGAATTAACTCTCCACATTCTGGATGCTCCATTACAGTACCATTGCAGGCAAATTTCTCCTTGAACATCTTCactagtttctttttattgtaatcATCAGCGAACCCTTGGACAGTAGTAAGGGTCTTCCTGCTGTTACTCTGTCGAATTCTTATATAGTTATAATCTTCAGTGCCAGTAGGAAGCAGAGCATCACTCTTACTTGCATCAGTAAACGGGTGGAGAGACTGGAGGTTCTGGATAGTGGAACTACAATGTGATTCCTTTTGTTCTGTGGGAAGGGCCAGCAGAAGGTGGTGgcaggagaaggcaggcagggggCTCGAGGGGCAGCTGCCGAGTCCTCAGTGGTGGCTCGGTGACTGGTCCCCCTGacctttcttttgttctctgtgGCCCCAGACATCTATGCTGTACTAGTTCCATCAGGGCTCTGAGTCAGGCAAGACAGAAACCAGTTCCCTGGGCAATCCCCCAAAAGCTGGAATGTGGGACAActtatttcactcttttctttccctcccaagGGAGACACCATGAGTGAGGCACTGTCTCCTGATCATAACAAGCTGTGTCCCTGTCTGTGTGTGGTAGGGGAGGCACTCTGGTGTCACCAGAAGCCAATAAGCTCTCTGTTGTCCTCAGTGTCCCCCAGGCACCCAAGATATACTGATTCTCTGTTAGCCTCTGGGACAGGGGAGACAGAAACCAGCCTCTTGGGCAGCCCCCTGAAAAGCTGGGATGTTGGATGTATGTCCTACTCTTGCCCTCCCAAAGGAGAAGTTGGGAGTTGGGCAAGTTCTCCTGTGGTAAGCTGTGCCCAGTTGGGGGAAGGGTTGGTGGAGTTTAAGTGAAATGACTTTTCTTACCTGTTTCAGTGCAGTGCTTCTTAGCTTTCAGCTTCCTGGGGTGTTGTGGCTTCCTAACTGGTTCCTGGAGTTCTCATAAAGACTTTTTGGACTATAGAGTGTTGTTAATTCATTGTGTTTGCAGCTTCCTAATCTGTGTGTGTCCAAACCTTGCGAATGTCATTTCCCAGCTCGgcacctgttttgtaaataaagttttattggaacgtaGCCATGCTCATTTGTTCGCATATGATCAAGGGCTGATTTCACAAGGCGGTGACAGACTTGAGCAGTTGTGACACAGATCCCATGGCCCTGAAGCCTGATACATTTACTGCTAGGTCCTTTACAGGAAATGCTGGCTCACTCCTGAGGCATGTAAAAGATTGTCACTCATACACTTTGTAAAAAATATGACCAAAAAACAGCTGTATAAGAAGGTAATCAGAGTCTAGCCAAAAATGTAGAGAAACAAGTATCATATAATCATGTCAggcagttcttttttaaaaatattctatttctggatttacaatgtttgtggcattttcagctctttttttgtaatggaggtactggggattgaacccaggacttcacacacgctaagcacatgctctaccactgagctatatccaacCCCCTTCAGCTCTTTAAAGTTTCTCATTggttatgatttattttctcactctaAAGATTCACTTTTATACCTAATTTTGTATTTGcaacatttaagtctttgaggAGTCTCATAACCATATAATCTTCAAACCACACAGAACCAGGATCCACCTGGCTAAAAGACCTAAGGCAGTGCAGTTatactttagaaaataattccTATATTGCATACGGGAAAATTGTGTATTCCAGCTGAACTTGCTTGCAAGGACTTTAAAGTCTTATTACTGCACAAATGACAGCACCTGTGAAACCTTAAAGGCGCTGATCGTGTGGCAATGGATGACAATAAAACCACAACAGGGTGCAGCTGCTCAGACCAAAGTCAGAGGTCCTTGGAACTGTTACAACTGCCCTCGTTTCTAGAGAGCCCCTTCTCCTTTGCTAATTACAAAATGAGCAGCCGGCACTGCCCTCGTTCACCCCCACTGTGATGGGAACTTCAGTGGAAGGGgcatccttcctccccacctaTGCCAGGCAGGCACCAAAGCCCACAAAGCCTTGGAGCTCCCGAGCTGCGAACAGCATGGGACCTATCAGAGGACCTCCTGCCTATGTCCCTTGACAGAGAGCAGGACCCACTCAGCCAGACGCCACTGGCTACCAGGATGGTGGTGTCAGTGAGGGGGCGCCCCTTCCCTAGAAGCTCGAGAGAGTGGCTGCAGGTGATTcctgaggcccagccctgccagtgCGTTTGCCTGGCCCACCTAGTACGTTCCAAATTCTCCTCCGTGGGCCCCAGGGGGCTGCACCCACAGCACATCACACTCCGCGGGGCCCCAGCAGGAAGGAAGTGGTGTGCTTTTCTCACTGTAAAGGGAAACTTTTCCCGGAAACCCTCCTCTTCCGGGTCTCGGGGTCACGTGCCCACTCTGAACCAATCACAGGAAAGCATGAAAgctgagcaccccccccccccttccaaTTCCTCTCCCGGGATCCTGGTCTCCCAATACATCTGGTACAAGAAGCAATGGTGTGAGGTCAGGAGGCCTTCATGCTTTAAGAGTTTTGCAGGCCTCACGTGCAAATATTCCC
Coding sequences within it:
- the LOC102518693 gene encoding eukaryotic translation initiation factor 1-like, which codes for MASGRITLKLKDSEKSPTLPTTGCPSSPLPAFSCHHLLLALPTEQKESHCSSTIQNLQSLHPFTDASKSDALLPTGTEDYNYIRIRQSNSRKTLTTVQGFADDYNKKKLVKMFKEKFACNGTVMEHPECGELIQPRGDQQKNMSQFLTETGLTEDDQWKAHGF